In Bacillus weihaiensis, the genomic stretch TGACCTATCGCTACCACCAAAATAACAGAAGCCACTCCTATGATGATCCCAAGCATTGTCAAAAGTGACCTTAGTTTATGGGCAAGTACAGAGCTCAATGCCATTTTTATATTTTCGACCACACTCATTCTAGGTTCCTCCTTTCTTCATCAGAAAGAATGGACCCATCTCTAACGGTAATGATACGCTTTGCATACTCCGCTACTTCATACTCATGGGTTACAAGAATAATAGTTGTTCCTTCTTTGTTTAGTTTTGTGAATTGATCCATAATCGCTACGCTTGTTTTGCTATCAAGAGCTCCTGTCGGCTCATCAGCTAAGATGATTTTAGGTTCATTAACAATTGAACGAGCAATTGCTACTCTTTGCTTTTGACCCCCTGATAATTCATTAGGTAGATGATGGATTCGATCACCCAACCCTACTTTTTCTAAAGCCAGCTTAGCTTTTTCTTCTCTTTCCTTTTTCTTTATACCTGCGTAAATCATAGGTAACTCAACATTTTTAAGAGCTGTTAATCTTGGTAACAATTGAAATTGTTGAAAAACAAATCCGATAGATAAGTTACGAACTTTTGCTAGTTTTTCATCTTCATATGTTGAAATATCAATAGAATCCAACAAATAAGAACCTGTTGAGGGTTGATCTAAACAACCAATAACATTCATTAGCGTTGATTTTCCAGAGCCTGAAGGACCCATTATTGCAACAAATTCGCCATTTTGTATATATAGATCTATTCCTTTAAGTACATCCAGCGTTTCATTCCCTACTTTATAGGTTTTCGTAATATCCGCTAGTTCAATCATTTTCAATCACTTCCATATTTGAATCAAGCTCAGCTGTCGAATCCACGATGATTTTATCACCCTCGTCCACACCTGAAATCAGTTCGATCATCTCGCCGCTTGTTGTTCCTGTTTCAACCTCTTTTAGAATTACTTTACCATTTTTACTAATATAAACTATTTGCTTGTCACCTTCTTGTTTAACCGCCTCTAAAGGGATAACTAGTGACGTCCTTTTTTCTGTTTCAATTTCCATTATTAGTTTAAAGCCTGGTTTAGCTTTTATCTCTTTATCTTTCATTATGATCTCAATAGGATATTGTGCTGATTGTTCTTCAGTTCCAATTCCAGATGAAGTTATTTCTGGTATATACCCTACGTAATTTACAGTGCCCTGCCATTCATCTTCTGGGAGAACATCCGAGGTAAGAGTGACTGCTTGTTTTTCTTTTATTTTTAAAGAATCATATTCTGATAACTTTCCTTTTACGATAAGTTCATTTTTTTCTGCTATATGTATAAGTGGAGTGTCTTGTTGTCCAGTTGTGGCAGAGGAATTAACAGATAAAATCGTTCCATTTCCTTCACTTTTGACGTCTAACTCCCCTATTTTCTTTTCGATTGTTTCTTTTTGAAGTAATACTTGCCTCGCTTCAAGGTCGGCTACTTTTAAGTCTGTATTCAATTGTGACCGTTCAGTTTCAATTTGTTTATTTGCTTCATCATCTCCTATTTGTTTCGCAAGGTCTTTTTCCTTTCCCTCTAAAGATTCGATTTGTTTTTTCACTTGGTTAATTCGTAAGTATGATGATTCTAGAGATAATGCATTTTGCTCTTTTTCTAATTCTAATTGTTCGTTCTCATATCGAAGAAGCACTGTACCCTCTTGCACTTCCTCCCCTACCTCTACTAAAATCTCAGCAACTTCTCCTTTTTCCGGTTCAAAATAAACCTTTGTCTCGTCCTTCAAGCTAAGAGTCCCTGGTACCATAACCGTTCCTGAAATTTCTTGTTCTTTTACGGTAAACGTAGTCACTTCTGGTATTTCTTTGTTTACGCCCTTCAATACATTTATCCCTACTAGCACAGCGATGATCATTACTACCCCAACTGATATCCAAATTTTCTTCTTCATTAGAATTGTCCGCCCCCTTCTAAAGGAGCAATAGGAGGAGTAACAGCAGCGATAATTAATCCTATAATAAAGAAAATTCCTACTATTATATACGCTTGTAACTTCGATAGATTCGCTACTTTCATAAGTCCTAGTGCCAGTAAGATATAATACCAAATACTAAATACTTCTATAACACTCAAAATACGCCCTAAAGCCCCTTCTGCAGCTATAATACTTTGTAGACTAGTTATCATGATAGAAGGGTTAGCTCCGATTGCTACAATGATTACTTGATTTAAAACTTGACCAATTAGACTAATAAAGCTTACATGTATAATGAGGGAAAACATTTGTTTGAATGATACCTCTGATTTTGCCAACTTGCTTATTCCAAGAAAAATTGCTGCAAAAATAAGGTAACTAATTGGTGTTCCTACTAATCCTCCAAGAACTGCACTTACTACCCCAGAAACCTTCACCATTTGTTCTTGCTCAGGTGTCTTTTCCATGCCAGAAATAGCAGTAAAATCAAGATTCACTGTAACATATAGAGCTACCAGCGTTGTAAGAACTGTAAGAATAATTAAAGGTAACCATATTACTGGTCTTTCTTTTACTCTCTCAATCTGTTCACCTGGACTAAAAATCATTCCTACTAAGGTTGGTCTTTTTGTTTGAATTGTATCTTGTTCCATTTGATAAACCTCCATTAACGTGATATACCTTTACTACGGCTAATCATGGAAAAAGTTTCAAGTTTTTTAAAGCTTTATATGAAATGAAATAAGTCGGTAACTCAGATACTGTGGCATGATGAACAGCTTAAAAAGTGTAAAGGAAGGTTAATCCTTACAAAGAAAGTGAAGCCCATCTTACTGAAGCCAAAAGAGAAATCCACGAATGATTCTTTCATTTTCTAAGGCTCTTTTCTGAATATTGTTGCTAAAAACCTAGAAAGTAATTAGTAACAGAGGATTAATGATAAATAAGGTATTATTCTAAGAAGCAAAGGTGTCACTAGTCTTTATACAGCGCTTTTTTCTTCATATGACTTAAAGCAACAAAGTTTACGAAACATATTAAAATAGGAAGAGGATGAGCTAACTGTAGTGAACTTACACGTTTCGCTACAGCTTTTTTCATTGTTTAGGAATCGTTGAACGTGATGAACCATATCATTCATTGGAGGTTATCTCAATGGAACACGATTTTGAATACTTGTTTGAGAAGCTTACTAAAAGGCAAAAATTGTTTAGTGAATGAATTTCATAAATGCCATAAGTTTGTGTCATGCTTACTTGAATCCAATTAAAGAAATAAATTCAACAACCTTTAAAATGACTAATCCAATTCTTTTTTCCTACATATCGGTAAAAAATATGATGAAATGCTCCTCTTCAAGTCCACTGCTCCCCAAAATTTTCTGCTTAGAAGGCTTTCACCGTTTACTTTGAGTCCGTTCAGTGGCATTTTAGTGCTCTATCCGCGATTCTGGGCACTTTATCCGCGATTCTGGGCACTCTATCCGCGATTGTGAGTGCTCTATCCGCGATTATGAGTGTTCTATCCGCGATTCTGGGCACTCTATCCGCGATTGTGAGTGCTCTATCCGCGATTATGAGTGTTCTATCCGCGATTCTGAGCACTCTATCCGCGATTCTGGGCACTCTATCCGCGATTCTGGGCACTCTATCCGCGATTCTGAGTGTTCTATCCGCGATAATGGGCGCTCTATCCGCGATTCTGAGTGTTCTATCCGCGATAATGGGCGCTCTATCCGCGATTCGGGTTGTTTCGACGGATTTCACACACACATGGAGAAACGTTATGATCAGCATTGAAACAACAAGATTTGAGAAAAGAGCATTTTCTAAAAAATGTTCCGTTCAATTTTCTGTCAAATAATCACTTATTCCCTCATCCTTGCTAGATAAACATTGGTTACGCTTTCGAGGTTTAATCCTCCTTTGCATATTAAATGTCTTCTCAAAAAAGTACTAATCAATCATTTACAACCTTGATAGGAGCGAGTATGATAAACCCGAAAGTTACATTATTGATTGATATAAGCGAGTATGATAAATGGTAAGTCAATGAATTTTCTTTCGCTCATATAAACTAAATTTGGAGGAACATTCACATGTGGGTATTAACGGTGTATGCAAATGAGACGATTAAAATGTATGAGTTTGATAATGAGAAAGAGGCAAAGGAATCTTGCCAAAAAATAGAGGGAACTGCTTTTCTTTCACACGTTGTTTATTTTAACGATGAATTTGTTGAAGCTGTTAGCTAAATTCTTCGAGGCTGGGACAAAACAAAGAAGCCAAGCACTTCTGTACCAGCCTCTTTTGTTTCCTTTATTCAAAAACCTGATTGGTTCATCGTAACTAATTGATAGTATGCGCCTTTTAAGGTCATTAAATGAGTATGGTTACCTTGTTCAATAATTTCTCCATGGTCAAGTACAACAATATTATCGGCTTCTCGTATCGTTGAAAGTCGATGAGCAATCATAATCGCTGTTCTACCTTTTAGAAGTTTTTTTAGTGCTACTTGAATTTTCACTTCTGTTTCTGTATCAA encodes the following:
- a CDS encoding ABC transporter ATP-binding protein; amino-acid sequence: MIELADITKTYKVGNETLDVLKGIDLYIQNGEFVAIMGPSGSGKSTLMNVIGCLDQPSTGSYLLDSIDISTYEDEKLAKVRNLSIGFVFQQFQLLPRLTALKNVELPMIYAGIKKKEREEKAKLALEKVGLGDRIHHLPNELSGGQKQRVAIARSIVNEPKIILADEPTGALDSKTSVAIMDQFTKLNKEGTTIILVTHEYEVAEYAKRIITVRDGSILSDEERRNLE
- a CDS encoding efflux RND transporter periplasmic adaptor subunit, which gives rise to MKKKIWISVGVVMIIAVLVGINVLKGVNKEIPEVTTFTVKEQEISGTVMVPGTLSLKDETKVYFEPEKGEVAEILVEVGEEVQEGTVLLRYENEQLELEKEQNALSLESSYLRINQVKKQIESLEGKEKDLAKQIGDDEANKQIETERSQLNTDLKVADLEARQVLLQKETIEKKIGELDVKSEGNGTILSVNSSATTGQQDTPLIHIAEKNELIVKGKLSEYDSLKIKEKQAVTLTSDVLPEDEWQGTVNYVGYIPEITSSGIGTEEQSAQYPIEIIMKDKEIKAKPGFKLIMEIETEKRTSLVIPLEAVKQEGDKQIVYISKNGKVILKEVETGTTSGEMIELISGVDEGDKIIVDSTAELDSNMEVIEND
- a CDS encoding Yip1 family protein, with amino-acid sequence MEQDTIQTKRPTLVGMIFSPGEQIERVKERPVIWLPLIILTVLTTLVALYVTVNLDFTAISGMEKTPEQEQMVKVSGVVSAVLGGLVGTPISYLIFAAIFLGISKLAKSEVSFKQMFSLIIHVSFISLIGQVLNQVIIVAIGANPSIMITSLQSIIAAEGALGRILSVIEVFSIWYYILLALGLMKVANLSKLQAYIIVGIFFIIGLIIAAVTPPIAPLEGGGQF